One Nyctibius grandis isolate bNycGra1 chromosome 26, bNycGra1.pri, whole genome shotgun sequence DNA window includes the following coding sequences:
- the PSMC5 gene encoding 26S proteasome regulatory subunit 8 has translation MPAEKMAVDGPEQMEMDDGKGGTGLRQYYLSKIEELQLIVNEKSQNLRRLQAQRNELNAKVRLLREELQLLQEQGSYVGEVVRAMDKKKVLVKVHPEGKFVVDVDKNIDINDVTPNCRVALRNDSYTLHKILPNKVDPLVSLMMVEKVPDSTYEMIGGLDKQIKEIKEVIELPVKHPELFEALGIAQPKGVLLYGPPGTGKTLLARAVAHHTDCTFIRVSGSELVQKFIGEGARMVRELFVMAREHAPSIIFMDEIDSIGSSRLEGGSGGDSEVQRTMLELLNQLDGFEATKNIKVIMATNRIDILDSALLRPGRIDRKIEFPPPNEEARLDILKIHSRKMNLTRGINLRKIAELMPGASGAEVKGVCTEAGMYALRERRVHVTQEDFEMAVAKVMQKDSEKNMSIKKLWK, from the exons atGCCGGCGGAGAAGATGGCGGTGGACGGGCCCGAGCAG ATGGAGATGGACGATGGGAAAGGCGGCACAGGGCTCCGGCAGTACTACCTGTCCAAGATCGAGGAGCTGCAG CTCATCGTCAACGAGAAGAGCCAGAACCTGCGGCGCCTGCAAGCGCAGAGAAATGAGTTAAATGCTAAAG TGCGCTTGCTGCgggaggagctgcagctgctgcaggagcagggctccTACGTGGGAGAGGTGGTGAGAGCCATGGACAAGAAGAAAGTGCTCGTCAAG gtgcACCCGGAGGGGAAGTTTGTGGTGGACGTGGACAAGAACATCGACATTAACGAC GTGACCCCGAACTGCCGCGTGGCCCTGCGCAACGACAGCTACACCCTGCACAAGATCCTGCCCAACAAAGTGGATCCTCTCGTGTCCCTGATGATGGTGGAGAAAGTTCCGGATTCCACTTATGAGATGATTGGGGGCTTGGACAAGCAGATAAAGGAGATCAAGGAAGTGATCGAGCTGCCGGTCAAGCACCCTGAGCTCTTTGAGGCGCTGGGGATCGCCCAGCCCAAG GGGGTGCTGCTCTATGGACCCCCCGGCACAGGCAAGACCTTGCTGGCCAGGGCTGTGGCCCACCACACCGACTGCACCTTCATCCGCGTCTCGGGCTCCGAGCTGGTGCAGAAGTTTATCGGCGAAG GTGCCCGCATGGTGCGGGAGCTGTTTGTGATGGCGCGGGAACACGCTCCTTCCATCATCTTCATGGATGAGATCGACTCCATCGGCTCCTCCCGCCTGGAGGGGGGCTCTGGCGGGGACAGCGAGGTGCAGCGCACGATGCTGGAGCTCCTCAACCAGCTCGATGGCTTTGAGGCCACCAAGAACATCAAG GTGATCATGGCTACAAACCGGATCGACATCCTGGACTCGGCTCTGCTGCGCCCTGGCCGCATCGACAGGAAGATCGAGTTCCCTCCTCCCAACGAAGAG GCCCGCCTGGACATCCTCAAGATCCACTCCCGGAAAATGAACCTCACGCGGGGCATCAACCTGCGGAAGATCGCGGAGCTGATGCCAGGGGCGTCGGGCGCTGAAGTGAAG GGGGTGTGCACAGAAGCTGGCATGTACGCactgagggagaggagggtgcACGTCACGCAGGAAGACTTTGAAATGGCTGTTGCCAAG GTGATGCAGAAGGACAGTGAGAAGAACATGTCCATCAAGAAACTGTGGAAGTAA